One window of Penaeus chinensis breed Huanghai No. 1 chromosome 34, ASM1920278v2, whole genome shotgun sequence genomic DNA carries:
- the LOC125043676 gene encoding chondroadherin-like protein, whose amino-acid sequence MAGWPAKWVCVVWACLVSVTRAFCPTVCNCDDTVPSARCVGVGINVVPILFNPGLRRLNLAHNIISSVAQALVFFDRLEELDLSHNVLTSLGVGNLEAQSQLQELRLAHNNLTHLKPGAFKGLASLTLLDLSHNGMPDLPAGVLADMPLLTVLLLAHNKLHSLTQNTFRGLRSLHVLDLCDNYFRHVPSAALGHLQTLKSLHLCRNRLTRLDVDTFNTEGLTSLSLDTNNIDYIADTAFHRVQRLQKLNLSDNLLRDVPVTALASLVMLDSLILSKNNFTALGEGAFRSLSRLVTLEVSRCPRLAALHPAALDSCVSLQSLTISHNPYIQHLPVRLLSALPRLHTLDLRANSLRSVSEASMPWGSLARLDLRDNPLVCNCSIRWLAALLRASNTSLAAPDLQCAAPEKLKGLYLSRLSPSELLCLDQVQVVVGIVVVTVSTVLLVALSVLLCRYKRRHQRDKLGRGWPPGPLAPWPPDEHSAPTRHIMADEYVYHTYSSVRKIPVTKV is encoded by the exons ATGGCGGGTTGGCCGGCCAAGTGGGTGTGCGTTGTGTGGGCTTGCCTCGTCAGTGTGACGAGGGCCTTCTGTCCCACTGTGTGTAACTGCGACGACACGGTGCCCAGCGCCCGCTGCGTGGGCGTGGGCATCAACGTGGTGCCCATCCTCTTCAATCCGGGGCTGCGACGCCTCAACCTCGCGCACAACATCATCAGCTCCGTGGCGCAGGCGCTCGTGTTCTTCGACCGCCTAGAGGAGCTGGACCTGTCGCACAATGTCCTCACCTCGCTGGGCGTCGGCAACCTGGAGGCGCAGTCGCAGCTGCAGGAGCTCCGCCTCGCCCACAACAACCTGACCCACCTGAAGCCCGGGGCCTTCAAGGGCCTCGCGTCCCTCACCTTGCTCGACCTCAGCCACAATGGCATGCCGGACCTCCCCGCGGGCGTGCTGGCGGACATGCCGCTGCTGACGGTGCTCCTCCTCGCCCACAACAAGCTGCACTCGCTCACCCAGAACACCTTCCGCGGCCTGCGCAGTCTCCACGTCCTAGACCTGTGCGATAACTACTTCCGACACGTGCCCTCCGCGGCGCTGGGGCACCTCCAGACGCTGAAGTCTCTCCACCTCTGCCGGAACCGCCTCACGCGCCTCGACGTCGACACCTTCAACACGGAGGGCCTGACCTCCCTGTCGCTCGACACCAACAACATCGACTACATCGCCGACACCGCCTTCCACCGCGTGCAGCGCCTGCAGAAGCTGAACCTCAGCGATAACCTCCTCCGCGACGTCCCAGTGACGGCGTTGGCCTCGCTCGTCATGCTCGACTCGCTGATTCTGAGCAAGAACAACTTCACGGCGCTCGGGGAGGGCGCCTTCCGCAGCCTCAGTCGGCTGGTGACGCTCGAGGTGTCCCGGTGCCCCCGCCTGGCTGCCCTGCACCCCGCGGCGCTCGACAGCTGCGTCAGCCTCCAGAGTCTGACCATCTCCCACAATCCCTACATCCAGCATCTTCCAGTAAGGCTCCTCAGCGCGCTACCTCGCCTCCACACCCTCGACCTCCGCGCCAACAGCCTCCGCAGCGTGTCGGAGGCCAGCATGCCATGGGGATCCCTAGCCCGCCTCGACCTCCGGGACAACCCGCTGGTGTGCAACTGCTCCATCCGGTGGCTGGCGGCGCTGCTGAGGGCCTCCAACACCTCCCTCGCCGCGCCGGACCTCCAGTGCGCGGCACCGGAGAAGCTCAAGGGCCTCTACCTCTCCAG GTTGAGCCCGAGTGAGCTGTTGTGCCTAGACCAAGTGCAGGTCGTGGTAGGAATAGTGGTCGTGACAGTATCGACGGTCCTCCTGGTCGCCCTCTCCGTCCTGCTTTGTCG GTACAAGCGGCGTCACCAGCGGGATAAGCTCGGGCGCGGCTGGCCCCCTGGCCCCCTGGCCCCTTGGCCTCCCGATGAGCACTCTGCCCCCACCAGGCACATCATGGCTGACGAATACGTGTACCACACCTACTCCTCTGTCAGGAAGATTCCTGTCACCAAAGTCTGA